From the genome of Chionomys nivalis chromosome 9, mChiNiv1.1, whole genome shotgun sequence:
GGGTAGAGGCAGGGTGGTGTTCTGTGCATAGGCTGCAAATCTGGCTAGACTCTGTACAGAAAGACAACCGTAAATAGGGAGCTGGGCATTAGAGCCGTCTCTCCTTCCTTgggtagaggaaggagaaattcAAGGGCCCCTGTGTAGAGGGACATGAAGGTGGGAGAGGAGGCAGTTCTGAGCAGCCAGAAAAGCCAGTCCTGCAACCCTGGAAGTGTCTAAGGACCTGTGGTGAGCTGCTTGAAGTGGAGCCTCCCTTGAGCTTGTCTCTGGCATCTGTAGGTTTGGAGGTGAAGAGAAACCTCTGTGCTCTGCACATGCTGGTCGTGGCCACTTAGCTCCTAGTGGTCCCACTTCCTGACCGTGCCTCAGCTCAGGTGGGAAGCCTGAGGCTCAGTGCAGATGGCGGAGGTTCTGGCTAACAGCACAGGTACTCTGAGGCCACCACATCCAGCGGGGCCTCTGGAGACGGTGGATGCAGGGACAAGGGCCTCATGGCCAGGGCTCTCATTCCAGACGACTCCTCCTCTGAGAGCGGCAGCGGCAATGGCTCTTCTACCCTGAACCCATCCACTTCGAGCAGCACACAGGGTGACCCTGCCTTCCCTGAGATGAATGGCAACGGTACTGCAGCCCCCATGGACTTCACTGCCACTGCTGAGGATCAGCCCATCAACTTGTGTGATAAGCTCCCACCAGGCACAGCGCTGGGCACACCGTCCTACCCCTCAGATGGCTGCGGCACTGACGGGCTGCGGAGCCGTGTCAAGTATGGGGTAAAGAGCACTCCTGAGGTGGGTGGGGCTGCAGACTGTGCGCCTCTGGGTTGTTGGGAGGCTGGAGTGAGGCATACATATAGTGCAGCGGGAACTGAGCCAGCCCATGTGTGACATCAACGCAGGGTAGTAGCTGTGGCCATTTTGCCATGGTTTCCTTGAGACACACTAGAATGGCAGATGTGTCCCATATAGGTTTCACTTCTCTGAGAAGTGATGGCTCCTGCCTTGGTGAAGAGATGGCAGGCGATGTTTGTCCCTGTTGTCCCAGAGGCTTACTCCCTTCCTGGGACAGTCTGCTGTAAAGAATAGCAGCAAGTGGTATATGTGGCACAGAAGTACAAGACATTGCTGAGCATAGTAGTCATGCCTGTAATGCTAGCACTCAGAATTGCTTAaagtgggggttggggggggctGCAGTCTGAAGCAAACCTaggctctacatagtgagttccaggacagtctgagctacacagtgacacCTCCAAGGTTCAGTTGTTAAggtgacccgagtttgatcctctGAGCCTGCATAAAGATGGGGGGAGAGAACCCCTCtccagttgtcctttgacttgCACACGCATCATGGTTGTGTGTTCCTCCCCACTGCgcgtgtgcactcacacacagacacacacacaccttttgaaAAGGCAGCACAGACCCCATTCCTGGATCTTCAGTCTGCTGTTCCCTACTTTTCAGATGATGCAGAAAAGGGGCAAGCTGTCAGAATGAGGGCTGCAGAACTCCTCCCTTGACCAGACTGATGTGGGCATAGAGGTGGGCAGAGTGGGTCCCCAACCATGGCCCATAATTCCACACATTGTTCTGTGTCATTAAGGTTTCCTGACAGCAGGTGCCAGCTTTCCTGGAGCACCTCTTCAAATCTGCCTCCCTGAACACCTGCCTACTCCCAACAAACTCTTCTGTCCTTGCCTGTCTCTTGCAGAGGGGTGGGACACAGGCCCCAAGACATGATCTGAAGCGACAGAATGGAGTTTTGGTACCACATGTGTAGCACAGCCATGGGGATCAAGGGAGAAGTAGGTCCAGGGACCAGAGAGAGCAGCTGTTTCAGGGTGGAAGCAAGGTTTGCTTGGCAGAGCCCTCGGCTAGCCACTGCTCCCAGGGCCATATGGCACAAGGGTGACACTAAGGGCTCCTACAGATTTCTTATTTGCTCTGGCCCTGGCAGAGGTTCAGCTAAAGAATCACTTGCCGATCTGACATGTCCATGGCACCAGAATGCAGCCCTGTGCCCTGCATGTGTTTTGACTCCACACTTCTGTTCTGGAGGGCTGGAGTTCTGCCTCTGTAAGTCTTTGTATGTCATAGCGAGAAgggcctgaggaccagagttgagCAACAggttcttgtaggccaggctgtggCCACCATCACAGTGCCTGAATACAACTGTGTGTCCTCTTGAGCCCAACTTACCCACCACACTAGTGCCAGTCAGGACATGCTACAGATGCAAACAACAGCAGCCTCGAGCCAGGGCTCTGTGGAGTATTGTGGAGCTGGGGCACAAGGGGCAAGCTAAAGCTAGGAAGCATAGAAAGGAGAAAGCGGAAGCCATAGTCTGAGGAGGAACAGGCAGTCAGTGCAGGCTTCAACCCAGAAGCCCACATAGGTCCTTGTACACAGAAGGGAATCTTTTGTGCCCTTCCCGGGTGTGACCATCTTTCCCTATTATCTGACTGAAAGAATGCGGGTGGGCGCAGAGTGCTTCCCCATTCAAGGTCAGGCAGTGCGAGGCGCAGGCCCTTCCCGCTCTTCTTGAATACCTGCTTTCCCAGGACTTAGAGTAATCTCTTGGGAGACAGGCAGTCCCCTTCGAGCTGGGGACTGCACTCTGTTTCATGCCCCGCCCCCCTTTCCCAGCCCATCTGTTCCTCTCGATAGACAGCACACTCGCTGCTCTGATGGCAGCTCCCTTGTCAGCTCAAGGCTGTAGTCCCTTGGGGATCCAGGAGGAGCCCTGGAAGCCCCAACAGATCCTGGCACACAGAAGAGGCTGGCTTCTTGTCTCCTTCCCTCAACATGGCAGGTCCCGATGTGGACACTGCCACCACACTTTACCCATGGCCTCCGAGAGGCAAGGCCCTTGTGTGCTGTTGCAGCCAGGCCTCCTGGCAGTAGCCCAGGGACACTGCGGGCAGAGCTGGTCCTCTTGGTTCATAGTGGGAGGCAGGGTTAACTTGCTGAGGAGCTTGCATCTAAGACTCCTGTGGCAGCTGGATGAGCTCACCAGCCTGGTCCCCTAAGCTTACCATGAGAGGCCAAGTAAGCAGCCTTCtgatttgtctctgtctcttgccctgtctcagtctcccccATACAGCTCTGGGAGCTATGATTCCATCAAGACTGAGGTCAGTGGCTGTCCTGAGGACCTGACAGTGGGCCGGGCCCCCACAGcagatgatgacgatgatgatcaTGATGACCATGAGGACAATGACAAGATGAATGACTCAGAGGGCATGGACCCTGAGCGGCTCAAGGCCTTCAATGTGAGTACCAGGCAGGGATGGTGAGACAGGGATGAGTCTCGGCAAGGCCAGCCCCTCCCATGGCCTGTGTCTCCCTAGATGTTTGTGCGGCTGTTTGTGGATGAGAACCTGGACCGCATGGTGCCCATCTCCAAGCAGCCTAAGGAGAAGATCCAGGCCATCATTGAGTCATGCAGCCGGCAGTTCCCTGAGTTCCAAGAGCGGGCCCGCAAGCGCATTCGCACATACCTCAAGTCCTGTCGTCGTATGAAGAAGAATGGCATGGAGATGGTGAGCGTCTCCTCCTGGCCACCCTGGCTTGTGACACCATCATTGTTCTCCAGACCCCTTTACCCTAACTTCTCAGTAGGCCTATTTCACAAATGAGGAATACAGGCCCAGACACCTGCTTTGCCATACCCTGACCCTGACCAGGGCCGTTCCAGCCCAAACACTAGCTCTGTGTCCcttctgcctgcagaccagaCCCACTCCTCCCCACCTGACCTCAGCTATGGCAGAAAACATCCTAGCAGCTGCCTGTGAGAGTGAGACGAGAAAAGCAGCTAAAAGGATGCGCCTGGAGATCTACCAGTCCTCACAAGTACGTGCTCGCGCTGGCTGTTTGTGGGCTCTCACCCAGGGGGCAGAGGCCATTGGGCATTGTACACTCACCTGCAGTTGGGTGCGCAGCGAGGTGGGAGGGCAGCTGTCACAGAGTCCTAGACTGATGGCACTGTGGGGGCAGAAAGGATGGAGTCAGGCGAGATCCCTGGGGTAAGATGCCAAGGAAAGAGAACCAACAGCATCCCCTAGGTCAAGACACGTCACTGGGTCCCAGGAACCACAGGACTGTGCTCTGCCTTCCACGTGTCAGGGACGGTGACTAGGCTTGCTGTGCCTTGGGTTCCCAGCACTGTCCTCCCTCCTTTGCAGGACGAACCCATAGCCTTGGATAAACAACACTCTCGGGACTCCACAGCCATCACCCATTCCACCTACTcactgccagcctctgcctactCCCAGGACCCTGTGTACGTCAATGGTGGCCTCAACTACAGCTACCGTAGCTATGGGTCCTTGAGCAGCAACCTGCAGCCCTCTGCTTCCCTCCAGACAGGAAATCACAGTAACGGTAAGTAGGGTCAGGCCTGTTCTCCAGATAGTGCCTAGCGTGATCTGCACAGTAGCCCTTGGGAGGAGAGGGGCGATGGCTCGGATTCCCCGTTAGCAGCCAGTCTTCAGATGAGGTCAGGAAAACCTTGACTCCCTTCTCATCTCTAATGGCATTGCCTTTGCCAGTCACTGCAAGTACCCATCTCTGGTTCACTCCCTGAAAGTCTCCTCCCAGTGAGTTGGTCGCAGAGCCAGGATCTGGCCCAGACTTAGCCCATCCATTCACAGAGCCGCCATTTAAGTCATCTTGGTGATTGTTAGACATTGGGTTCCTCTGCTCCATACCTAAACTGGGCAGCTCGACAAGTGCTTCCCAGGAGTCTGTGGTACAGGTGCTACACCTGGCAGcgggaggaagacagagacagagatacctTCTACACCTCCTTCCTGTAGCATTAGGTATTGTTTTAGATGGGAGCGGAAGAGGCATTcagcccttggccagcaggcaCAGTGTGGTCAGGGGAGGTCGGGCTCTGCTGGGGTTGGGAGTTCCTAGGCACAGAAGACTTGGCCTCCATTGTCCTGTGATGAGAATGTTTCTAGGGacagggcaggaggcagaggcagtacgCATCAGTGTTATTCAGGGGCCAAGGACTG
Proteins encoded in this window:
- the Nol4l gene encoding nucleolar protein 4-like isoform X3; translation: MNDSTWMSADPHLASSLSPSQEERMRSPQNLHSQEDDDSSSESGSGNGSSTLNPSTSSSTQGDPAFPEMNGNGTAAPMDFTATAEDQPINLCDKLPPGTALGTPSYPSDGCGTDGLRSRVKYGVKSTPESPPYSSGSYDSIKTEVSGCPEDLTVGRAPTADDDDDDHDDHEDNDKMNDSEGMDPERLKAFNMFVRLFVDENLDRMVPISKQPKEKIQAIIESCSRQFPEFQERARKRIRTYLKSCRRMKKNGMEMTRPTPPHLTSAMAENILAAACESETRKAAKRMRLEIYQSSQDEPIALDKQHSRDSTAITHSTYSLPASAYSQDPVYVNGGLNYSYRSYGSLSSNLQPSASLQTGNHSNGPTDLSMKGGASTPTPPTPTPSSNSTSRTMPTAQLSPTEISAVRQLIAGYRESAAFLLRSADELENLILQQN